The following is a genomic window from Haliaeetus albicilla chromosome 13, bHalAlb1.1, whole genome shotgun sequence.
TCTGGTCATAAGAGACCAAGGCAGTGGAAACTGGAGACAAGGTCCAAACTCAGTCTTTTGGAGAAGGCTGTTGGGAGGCAGATGCCCTGCAGTAGCCCAGCGTGTTTATGCTAAGGCTCTATGCACATTCTTGACATTTGAAATGagttatttcaaaacaaaattctagcatatttttaaacatcttgaAATGAGTCCAAACTAGAGTAAAATAAACTACTTCCACTTTAGTGAAGGTGTGGgtgtgagaaaataaaaattaaatacctaatattctgaaaaagaaatcagattcATTTTGCATGCCTACTTGTTCTGGTTAAATGTcctacataaaaatgcatacctCAAGTATTTTTTAGTTGATTAAATTGTCACATCTGAAATGGATTTTATCATTATACCTAGTTATTGAAATTGTAAAAATACTTCATCTAAAgctatgtttgttttttaatcctGCTGTGTTCTTAAACTTTGTCTGGTGCCAGTGAGCTCCCCAGAACAAGTAAGTTTCAAAGTAAATCTTTTTATTCCTTGGTGATACTTTAAAGTGGATAAACTTAAAGATCTTCCTGAGGAAATACGGGTAACAGAGTGGCAACCTCAACGTGAGCCTTTGTACTGGCTTTGCTATTCAGTTACTGATAGTTAGGCTTTTAAGCATCTGATTCTTCTAATTTCTGTATGTTTGTAATGTGTTCTGGAGTGTTTCTATTTGATAGTTCAAAATGTAGCTATTTTAAGATGGGGATTACAgtcagaaaggcaaaaaatcacagcaataaTTCTTCCTTGGGGAAAGCATCTTGGTTTATTTGCAAGCTACCTGATTACCTTTTAACGTtactatttcaaaataattcttgCCATTTAGACTGCTTCAAAAATTTGACTTTCCTACTATGAAGTTCTCTCTCTATTTCCTGGCGTATGAAGATAAAAATGATATCCCGAAAGATAAAACTGAGCGAACAGCCTGGACCTTCTCTAGAAAAGCTACACTTGAACTGACACAGTAAGTATTAATATAATGAGAGATGACATTTAGCTAACAGTGGTTAAACAGAAGTGGATGAGTGTAAATCCTGTTGGATTGAATAAAAAATGTAATCATTACTGTGGAAACATCTTCACTGTCATATAGCCTTAAAATACTACTAAGATCTTGGATGCTTGGGAAGcttaatctttctcttttctgaggTCTTTCAGATTGCTAGGTGAACAGTGGTACGTAAATATGAAATAATGCTTGCTATATTTTGAGTATGCATGCCATCTGGGTAGGGAAGGCACAGAATTTAGGAAAACCCAATGTGGTTAGAACCTTCTTTGGATCCCCAGAGCATCCTAGTAATGGATAACCATTGCTTTTGGAATCTGTTCAAAAGAGGTATTAAGTCAAAACATAAACTTCCAATAAACAGGACAATTTGGTTAATGCTACTAATCATTGTAATTGTGCAGAAAGAATCTCCCAAATACCCCACTGTCTTGCTTAGCTTCAGGACCTGCTACCCTCACTGTTTGTTCCCCAATGACAGGTAGATAAACTGACTCATGCTGTGCAACCTTCTTTCTAATCTGAATGAGACAGGAATGTCTCTGACTCATTCAAATGTAGAGCCTGAATACTAGTGAAGGGGTGTAAACATGACTGGATTAGTCCAGAGACTATCCCTAGGACCTGTGACTAGGGAAAATCTTGATACTTTAATGAATGCAGCCAACAGCTGAAATTCTGTAGTTTCTTAGGAGAAATAACTTACCCTCCTGAGGAAAGTGAACTTTTAGGATTTGTTAATTTTGATGCTTTTCTTCAATATGTAATAATTACTTCTTACAGCAACTGGGGCActgaaaatgatgaaaatcaGTCTTATCACAATGGCAATTCAGATCCCCGAGGATTTGGTAGGTCTTTAGTTTTGTGTCTGTAGTTTTTAAGCTTTGGCTTATTGTGATTAGATTCCCCCCCCTTGTGTATTGGGGAAAAATGGAGTTTCAAATGTTTTTAGAAAACACCGATATAAATTCTGTGCAAGGGTTATTGGGTAAGTATTGctgtaggcttttttttttttgtgagaactagtggagaaaatattttaaacttgcaTGGATGAAAAGACGTTTCTAGTAGGTTACTTTGACAAAAGCATACTAGCACTAGGAAAGAAGGGAACTTGCATCTCATCCCATCCTTTATCCTTCCAGCACGTATGCTGTGAAAGATTGTGAAAATAGGTAAACAAATGTGTTTCACAGTAATGAGCCACAGTTACACTTTTTATAAAGAATCTAATCCTTTGGCAAGCAAATGCATGCTAATAGTAACTACTGAATGGAGAACAGTAATTGCTCTTGTGTATTAGATTATCCTGGTGTTTAGACTGATTTACATTTGGATTTCTATTTTCTAATCCACTGGTTACCCATTTTAAGCTAGGAGAATTCCGTTTGTCTGTAGCATTGAGGCTAGTATTTGTGTGGCTTGATTTGATATTTTGAGTGCTTGAAAGGTCACTGGCTTGTGAAATAAGTTTCATACTCAAATCTAGCCACTTGACGTTTAAAGCTTCTGAATTGATTTGTAAGATCATGCCTTGGATAGTGCTAGTGTTAGTCTCTACAAATACAGCATTAAGATAAACTTGTACTGTTGAACTGAGCAAATGCAACAAAATCCTGTTATGTGGGCATGTTTTGAGAAAGGAAATACAGATAAAACAGTTTGATAATGATGTTTTTTCCTACTCTAGATAATATTCTCATCTAAACAATATGAGATATTTTAACTGTAAAGTTCCTATGTTAAAAGCCAACTTTCCAATGTTAATACCCACAATGCTCTTCTTTCAGGAAGCAATGTTTTTCTTGTATACAATCATATCTTTTGTGAACCACAGCATGTAAACTTTTTGCACAAGATGAAATGCTGAGCAAACTTTTTCTTACAACATCCAGCAATACTTAGAGCATACTTCACTCTTTTTACTTTGTTGCCCAGGACATATTGGAATTGCTGTCCCTGATGTCAATAAAGCTTGTAAGAGGTTTGAAGAACTAGGAGTGAAATTTGTGAAAAAACCAGATGATGGTAAGTCTTGATCAGAAATGAAAGTCAATTCCTGTCCTTGTTTTTAACATATTCTGTCTAGTAGATCTTCCTGGAAAGCTGGGTAATATGTAGTTGCCACTGCTTAGAAGGTGCTAGAACTAGTTACCCCTGCACCCTCTTACACAGTGGGCAAAACTGACAATAGATCTATCTTGGTAACAATAGTTAATGAGTCTAGCTATGTGCCTTTGGTATGTGGTCTCACCTTCAGTAAAATTCACATGCTCTGTTGATGCCAGTTTACTATGTATACTACTGCCCAGAGTTattacagaatttattttaacatggaTCAAATTCACATATCACATCTGTTTGGTTCTTATCACATGAAAATAAGATGACACAGAAGACATAATTACTCCCACCCATTAAAACTGAGTAATTCTTGACTTCTCTGGCTATTTTTATGTAAATCCACCTAATGCCACCTACTAGCTATTATAATTTTAACTGTTCTgtcagtgtcatggtttaaccccagccagcaactaagtaccatgcagccgctcactcacttcccccccacccagtgggatgggggagaagatcaggaaaaagaagtaaaactcatgggttgagataagaacggtttaacagaacagaaaagaagaaactaataatgataacactaataaaatgacagcaggcAATTGCCTATCAcccgccaatcgacacccagttagtccccgagtggcgatccccccgcccccactccccccagtttatacactagatgtgacatcacatggtatggaatacactgttggccactttgggtcagctgccgtggctgtgtcctgtgccaacttcttgtgcccctccagctttcttgctggctgggcttgagaagctgaaaaatccttgacttcagactaaacattacttagcaacaagtgaaaacatcagtgttatcaacattcttctcataacCAACTCAAAACATAgtactgtaccagctactagaaaggcaattaactctatcccaactgaaaccaggacagtcagCTTTGGTAGAAATAGCCTCATTAGTCTATATCTGACTTGTATAACTTTTTAGTAAAAAATGCATAATGTATAGCTCAAATGTCTAGAGAGTACATAAACAAAGAATCTCTATGTTAAAATAGCctaaaatgcagaaatcagTGGAGAGAAGTCTTGCATTTTTCAACTGGATTCTCTTTCATGAAGAGACCTCACAAGAGTTTTAGGACTGATGCATTCCAAAACAGACATCTAATACCAGCAGCAGGCACAAATCTGTGGTAGTTCTTCCTTCTGGCTATAGAAACTAGACTGTTGCCTGTACtaatggtggggtttttttagtttgaagGTAACATTAGTACATGAAGCTTCAGTGTACACATACTGGAATTGATCTAGATTTCTTGCTAAAGGAGTAAGAACACATAATTGAAAAGAGACTTAACTGATTTTCATCTCACTGTTCTCAGCTGAAGCAAATGTAAGAAGTGTAGCTGAAAACTTAACTTGAACAGAGATTTCTT
Proteins encoded in this region:
- the GLO1 gene encoding lactoylglutathione lyase isoform X2, with translation MQSGSCAAQLCKRIIKDFLLQQTMLRVKDPKKSLDFYTRVLGMTLLQKFDFPTMKFSLYFLAYEDKNDIPKDKTERTAWTFSRKATLELTHNWGTENDENQSYHNGNSDPRGFGHIGIAVPDVNKACKRFEELGVKFVKKPDDGKMKGLAFVQDPDGYWIEILNPNHMVTLT
- the GLO1 gene encoding lactoylglutathione lyase isoform X1; this translates as MAAAAELSGLSDEAAYGACSEPDASTKDFLLQQTMLRVKDPKKSLDFYTRVLGMTLLQKFDFPTMKFSLYFLAYEDKNDIPKDKTERTAWTFSRKATLELTHNWGTENDENQSYHNGNSDPRGFGHIGIAVPDVNKACKRFEELGVKFVKKPDDGKMKGLAFVQDPDGYWIEILNPNHMVTLT